In Cupriavidus basilensis, one genomic interval encodes:
- a CDS encoding aldehyde dehydrogenase family protein, whose product MHAQHFVANRLIAPDSGLRIKVFDPSSGEPFAEIARGNAVDINVAVHAARQAADGAWGAMAPAERSRLLNRVALTLIEHEAELAALEARDTGKPLRQATADARAVARYFEFYAGAVDKLHGQTIPYQPGFTVLTVREPHGVTGHIIPWNYPLQIFGRSVGAALATGNACVVKPAEDACLSLLRVAELAAEAGLPEGALNIVTGYGHEAGAALARHSGINHISFTGSPQTGKLIAQMAAENHVPVTLELGGKSPQIVFADADIDALVPVIVNGIVQNAGQTCSAGSRVLVERPLYNAVLDRLATVFESLRVGPSELDLECGPLINRKQQQRVWDFVSDAQHAGITAMAQGQIVAQAPESGYYQVPMLFRDVPPTHRLAQEEVFGPLLAATPFDTEAEAIALANGTPYGLVAGIWTRDGARQLRLAHKLRAGQVFINNYGAGGGVELPFGGSGQSGYGREKGFEALYGFTTLKTIAIQHG is encoded by the coding sequence ATGCACGCCCAGCACTTCGTTGCCAACCGCCTGATCGCGCCGGACTCCGGCTTGCGCATCAAGGTATTCGACCCATCCAGCGGCGAGCCTTTCGCCGAAATCGCCCGCGGCAACGCGGTCGACATCAACGTGGCCGTGCACGCCGCGCGCCAGGCCGCCGACGGCGCCTGGGGCGCGATGGCGCCCGCCGAGCGCTCCCGCCTGCTCAACCGCGTGGCGCTGACGCTGATCGAGCACGAGGCCGAGCTCGCCGCGCTGGAAGCACGCGATACCGGCAAACCCCTGCGCCAGGCCACCGCCGACGCGCGCGCCGTGGCGCGCTACTTCGAGTTCTACGCCGGCGCGGTCGACAAGCTGCACGGCCAGACCATCCCCTACCAGCCCGGCTTTACCGTGCTGACCGTGCGCGAGCCGCATGGCGTGACCGGCCACATCATCCCGTGGAACTACCCGCTGCAGATCTTCGGGCGCAGCGTGGGCGCGGCGCTGGCCACGGGCAATGCCTGCGTGGTCAAGCCCGCCGAAGACGCCTGCCTGTCGCTGCTGCGCGTGGCGGAACTGGCGGCCGAAGCCGGCCTGCCCGAGGGCGCGCTGAACATCGTCACCGGCTACGGCCATGAAGCCGGCGCCGCGCTGGCGCGCCACAGCGGCATCAACCACATTTCCTTCACCGGCTCGCCGCAGACCGGCAAGCTGATCGCGCAGATGGCGGCCGAAAACCACGTGCCGGTCACGCTGGAGCTCGGCGGCAAATCACCCCAGATCGTCTTTGCCGATGCCGACATCGACGCGCTGGTGCCGGTCATCGTCAACGGCATCGTGCAAAACGCGGGCCAGACCTGCTCGGCCGGCAGCCGCGTGCTGGTGGAACGCCCGCTTTACAACGCCGTGCTCGACCGCCTGGCCACGGTGTTCGAGTCCTTGCGCGTCGGGCCGTCGGAGCTGGACCTGGAATGCGGCCCGCTGATCAACCGCAAGCAGCAGCAGCGCGTCTGGGATTTCGTCTCCGATGCGCAGCACGCCGGCATTACCGCCATGGCGCAAGGCCAGATCGTGGCGCAAGCGCCGGAGTCCGGCTATTACCAGGTGCCGATGCTGTTCCGCGACGTGCCGCCCACGCACCGGCTGGCGCAAGAGGAAGTGTTTGGCCCACTGCTGGCCGCCACGCCGTTCGACACCGAAGCCGAAGCCATCGCGCTCGCCAACGGCACGCCCTATGGCCTGGTCGCCGGCATCTGGACCCGCGATGGCGCGCGCCAGCTGCGCCTGGCGCACAAGCTGCGCGCGGGCCAGGTCTTTATCAACAACTACGGTGCCGGCGGCGGGGTAGAGCTACCTTTTGGCGGCAGCGGGCAGTCCGGCTACGGCCGCGAGAAGGGCTTCGAAGCCCTGTACGGATTCACCACACTGAAAACCATCGCAATTCAACATGGGTAA
- the ppa gene encoding inorganic diphosphatase produces MSFNLVSPGKDIPNDFNVIIEISAQSDPVKYEADKETGLLFVDRFIGTGMRYPANYGFIPQTLSGDGDPVDVLVLSPFPILAGAVVRCRALGMLKMTDESGVDAKLVAVPLDKLSPATAFMKGLSDVPQNLLDQIKHFFENYKALEAGKWVKVEGWAGIEEAHKEITDGVANYTK; encoded by the coding sequence ATGAGCTTCAACCTCGTTTCCCCCGGCAAGGACATCCCGAACGATTTCAACGTCATCATCGAAATCTCCGCCCAGAGCGACCCGGTGAAGTACGAAGCCGACAAGGAAACCGGCCTGCTCTTCGTCGACCGTTTCATCGGCACCGGCATGCGCTACCCGGCCAACTACGGCTTCATTCCCCAGACCCTGTCGGGCGACGGCGACCCCGTCGACGTGCTGGTGCTCTCGCCGTTCCCGATCCTGGCCGGTGCAGTGGTGCGCTGCCGCGCGCTGGGCATGCTCAAGATGACCGACGAGTCGGGCGTGGATGCCAAGCTGGTCGCCGTGCCGCTGGACAAGCTGTCGCCCGCCACCGCCTTCATGAAGGGCTTGTCGGACGTGCCGCAGAACCTGCTGGACCAGATCAAGCACTTCTTTGAGAACTACAAGGCACTCGAAGCGGGCAAGTGGGTCAAGGTGGAAGGCTGGGCCGGCATTGAAGAAGCCCACAAGGAAATCACCGACGGCGTGGCGAACTACACCAAGTAA
- a CDS encoding cytochrome b encodes MSATFSTPSSLARYSGPAVFFHWAVFLLIATAYAAIELKGFLPKGSASRALSMSVHTWAGALVLVLAVPRLLWRLVRGAPAPEPGPRWMQLLGSAMHLVLYLFIFVQPVLGLLALNAGGHLLTVPGLGIELPALVAQSKDLKEILEDVHGTLGTAFYTVIGLHAIAALFHHYMLGDNTLRRMWR; translated from the coding sequence ATGTCCGCTACCTTTTCGACGCCGTCCAGCCTGGCACGGTATTCCGGCCCGGCGGTGTTCTTCCACTGGGCAGTGTTCCTGCTGATCGCCACCGCGTACGCCGCGATCGAGCTCAAGGGCTTTCTGCCCAAGGGCAGCGCTTCCCGGGCGTTGTCGATGTCGGTGCACACATGGGCTGGCGCGCTGGTGCTCGTCCTGGCAGTGCCGCGTCTGCTGTGGCGCCTGGTGCGCGGCGCGCCGGCACCCGAGCCTGGTCCGCGCTGGATGCAGCTGCTCGGCAGCGCCATGCACCTTGTGCTCTATCTGTTCATCTTCGTGCAGCCCGTGCTGGGCCTGCTGGCCCTCAACGCCGGCGGCCACCTGCTGACGGTGCCAGGCCTTGGCATCGAGCTGCCCGCGCTGGTGGCGCAAAGCAAGGACCTGAAAGAGATCCTCGAGGATGTCCACGGCACACTGGGCACCGCCTTCTACACGGTGATCGGGCTGCACGCCATCGCGGCGCTGTTCCACCACTACATGCTGGGCGACAACACGCTGCGGCGCATGTGGCGCTAG
- a CDS encoding GNAT family N-acetyltransferase: MQSESFKPGSGQPDAATPGAAAAQAQQEHERMENYRTQIVFDLSELPEAEWDTLVAAQPGATPFLRHAFLHAMHASGSACDETGWSPRYLTLWAPRAEGGERLAAAMPLYAKSHSYGEYVFDWAWADAYAQHRLPYYPKLLSAIPFTPVQGARLLAEDEDARRCLLQCALAVAEQSQLSSLHVLFPDEHEATLMEDAGMLMRHGVQFHWTNPGYESFEAFLATLSQKKRKNIRAERRRVADAGITFRQLRGPEIDEAHWRFFNRCYRQTYREHHSTPYLNLDFFQRIGAAMPENLLLVVAERAGQPIAASLVVYDGDPARSTLFGRYWGALEHHPCLHFETAYYQPLEFCIAQGIRTFEGGAQGEHKMARGFLPVATRSAHWLAHPAFADAVERFLVRERQGIDAYLDELNDRTPFARS, from the coding sequence ATGCAGTCTGAATCTTTCAAGCCCGGCTCCGGCCAGCCTGACGCGGCCACCCCGGGGGCGGCCGCGGCACAAGCCCAGCAGGAACACGAGCGGATGGAGAATTATCGCACGCAGATCGTTTTCGATCTGTCCGAGCTGCCCGAGGCCGAGTGGGACACCCTGGTGGCGGCCCAGCCCGGGGCCACGCCGTTCCTGCGCCACGCCTTCCTGCACGCCATGCATGCCAGCGGCAGCGCCTGCGACGAGACCGGCTGGAGCCCGCGCTACCTGACGCTATGGGCGCCGCGCGCCGAGGGGGGCGAGCGCCTGGCGGCGGCCATGCCGCTGTACGCGAAGTCGCACTCTTATGGGGAATACGTGTTCGACTGGGCCTGGGCCGACGCCTACGCGCAGCATCGCCTGCCCTACTACCCCAAGCTGCTGTCCGCGATTCCCTTCACGCCCGTGCAAGGCGCGCGGCTGCTGGCCGAGGACGAAGACGCGCGCCGCTGCCTGCTGCAATGTGCGCTGGCGGTGGCGGAACAAAGCCAGCTGTCCTCCCTGCACGTGCTGTTTCCCGACGAGCACGAGGCCACGCTGATGGAAGACGCCGGCATGCTGATGCGCCACGGCGTGCAGTTCCACTGGACCAACCCGGGCTACGAGAGCTTCGAAGCGTTCCTGGCCACGCTCTCGCAAAAGAAACGCAAGAATATCCGCGCCGAACGCCGCCGCGTGGCCGACGCCGGCATCACCTTCCGCCAGTTGCGCGGGCCCGAGATCGACGAGGCGCACTGGCGCTTTTTCAACCGCTGCTACCGGCAAACGTACCGCGAGCATCATTCCACGCCCTACCTGAACCTGGATTTCTTCCAGCGCATCGGCGCCGCCATGCCGGAGAACCTGCTGCTGGTGGTCGCCGAGCGTGCCGGCCAGCCGATTGCCGCGTCCCTGGTGGTCTATGACGGCGACCCGGCGCGCAGCACCCTGTTCGGGCGCTACTGGGGCGCGCTCGAGCACCACCCCTGCCTGCATTTCGAGACGGCTTACTACCAGCCGCTGGAGTTTTGCATAGCCCAGGGCATCCGCACCTTCGAAGGCGGCGCCCAGGGCGAGCACAAGATGGCGCGGGGCTTTCTGCCAGTGGCGACCCGCTCCGCGCACTGGCTGGCGCACCCGGCCTTTGCCGATGCCGTGGAGCGTTTCCTGGTGCGCGAGCGCCAGGGCATCGATGCCTACCTGGACGAGCTCAACGACCGCACGCCGTTCGCACGCAGCTAG